Proteins from one Brevibacillus humidisoli genomic window:
- the ybeY gene encoding rRNA maturation RNase YbeY, protein MLTIEIIDEQNQSLTDQQLQLVRTCLEAAAAAEEVTGEVVVTLVDDERIHELNRQYRGIDRPTDVLSFAMNETGEGEMDILMDDEDWSDMPNMLGDIVISVPKAVSQAEEYGHSLERELGFLAVHGFLHLLGYDHGTESEEAEMFSRQEQILQKIGLTR, encoded by the coding sequence GTGTTGACAATAGAGATTATTGACGAACAGAATCAATCGCTTACGGACCAGCAGCTGCAGCTTGTCAGAACATGCCTGGAGGCGGCGGCAGCAGCGGAGGAGGTAACGGGCGAGGTAGTCGTGACGCTGGTGGACGATGAGCGCATTCACGAATTGAACCGTCAGTACCGCGGTATTGATCGTCCTACAGATGTGCTCTCGTTTGCGATGAATGAGACAGGCGAAGGCGAAATGGATATTCTGATGGACGATGAGGATTGGAGCGATATGCCCAACATGCTTGGCGATATCGTGATCTCCGTTCCGAAGGCAGTTTCACAGGCTGAAGAGTACGGCCATTCGCTGGAGCGGGAATTAGGTTTTTTGGCGGTACACGGCTTTTTGCACCTGCTGGGTTATGATCACGGGACAGAATCAGAAGAGGCAGAAATGTTTTCCCGACAGGAGCAAATCCTGCAAAAAATCGGTTTGACAAGGTAA
- a CDS encoding PhoH family protein, with product MQVKEEVKIPFTDASEALMLFGPHDTYLNQIEERTTAKIVTRNGEVMITGEPEEVERMAALFDILLQLIRRGITLSERDVSYALALAETGEVEQLLHLYDEEVARTQRGKLIRAKTLGQRHYLSSIKRFDIVFGIGPAGTGKTYLAVVMAVNALKNGRVKRIVLTRPAVEAGENLGFLPGDLQEKVDPYLRPLYDALYDMLGSEQVTKMMERGLIEVAPLAYMRGRTLEDSFVILDEAQNTTPEQMKMFLTRLGFGSKMVITGDVTQIDLPKGKLSGLREAERILGGVSEISFIRFHESDVVRHSLVQKVIDAYARSEANYQ from the coding sequence TTGCAAGTCAAAGAAGAGGTGAAGATTCCATTTACGGACGCATCTGAAGCGCTCATGCTGTTCGGCCCGCACGATACGTATCTCAACCAGATAGAAGAGCGGACAACGGCCAAAATCGTCACACGCAATGGAGAGGTGATGATCACCGGTGAACCGGAAGAGGTTGAAAGGATGGCAGCCTTGTTTGACATTCTGCTGCAGCTCATCCGGCGGGGAATCACGTTGTCTGAGCGAGACGTTTCATACGCGCTAGCGCTAGCCGAAACAGGCGAGGTGGAACAACTGCTCCACCTGTACGATGAAGAGGTGGCCCGCACCCAGCGGGGCAAGCTGATTCGCGCCAAGACATTGGGACAGCGTCACTACCTGTCCTCAATCAAGCGCTTCGATATCGTCTTTGGGATCGGACCGGCGGGTACCGGCAAAACCTATCTGGCGGTCGTAATGGCCGTCAATGCACTGAAAAACGGCAGGGTAAAACGAATTGTCCTCACCCGGCCCGCCGTAGAGGCAGGAGAGAACCTCGGTTTCTTGCCCGGCGATCTGCAGGAAAAAGTGGACCCGTACCTGCGGCCACTGTACGATGCCTTGTATGACATGCTGGGAAGTGAACAAGTAACCAAAATGATGGAGCGAGGTTTGATTGAGGTAGCACCGCTCGCCTATATGCGCGGTCGCACACTGGAGGATTCCTTTGTCATTTTGGACGAGGCCCAAAATACCACTCCTGAACAAATGAAGATGTTCCTGACCCGCCTTGGCTTTGGCTCCAAGATGGTCATCACCGGAGATGTCACACAGATTGACCTGCCCAAGGGCAAGTTGTCGGGCCTGCGTGAGGCGGAACGGATCCTCGGTGGGGTATCGGAAATCTCCTTCATCCGTTTCCACGAGTCGGATGTCGTACGACACAGTCTGGTGCAAAAGGTGATCGACGCATACGCCCGCTCGGAGGCCAACTACCAATAA
- the yqfD gene encoding sporulation protein YqfD has protein sequence MRNRLKEWAQGHVTISVRGKRFERLINMAVREGFQVWNVRRRSPEEGQCDILISDYLRLRSLLRETGCRSKVVRREGLPFWLVRMKMRAGFTTGIFLFFAGLYMLSSLIWSVEVVGTKHISTQEVRQAATKIGIKPWAWKVKLKEPQVLQDQLLEMLPEASYVGVELRGTKAIIQVVEKEQPDPAKVYNPRHLIARKKAVIHRIQAEAGKTVVQVNQFVNKGQVLISGIIGNDQRQGVVAARGKVEGEVWYVANVSVPLSQTRHHYTGEQQSSYYLLAGAYAVRLWPFEQVSFQRFEQSEQRHYLGYGDFQLPIGWKAQTQYEVESEQQKLSREEAISLAKRFARMDVLKKAGEDARIKGEKVLHVKEENGKVYLSVHYSVIEDITEEQPIVSLPPAQQPGADKPNQ, from the coding sequence ATGCGGAACAGATTGAAGGAGTGGGCACAAGGACATGTCACCATCTCCGTTCGCGGCAAACGATTCGAGCGCTTGATCAATATGGCGGTGCGGGAAGGGTTCCAGGTCTGGAATGTCAGGCGTCGTTCGCCGGAGGAAGGGCAATGCGACATTCTGATCAGCGATTACTTGCGGCTGCGTTCACTGTTGCGTGAGACAGGCTGTCGAAGCAAGGTGGTTCGCCGTGAAGGATTGCCTTTCTGGCTGGTTCGGATGAAAATGCGCGCCGGGTTTACGACAGGCATTTTTCTTTTTTTTGCCGGATTGTACATGCTCTCCTCTCTGATATGGAGTGTGGAAGTGGTCGGCACGAAACATATTTCCACGCAAGAGGTGCGACAGGCGGCCACAAAAATCGGGATTAAACCATGGGCTTGGAAGGTCAAACTAAAAGAACCACAGGTTCTGCAAGACCAACTGCTCGAGATGCTGCCGGAAGCCTCCTATGTCGGAGTCGAACTGCGTGGCACCAAAGCGATCATCCAGGTGGTGGAGAAAGAGCAGCCTGATCCTGCCAAAGTGTACAACCCCCGTCATCTGATCGCGCGGAAAAAGGCGGTAATCCACCGTATTCAGGCAGAAGCAGGGAAAACCGTTGTCCAGGTTAATCAGTTTGTCAACAAGGGACAAGTACTGATTTCCGGGATCATCGGAAACGATCAGCGCCAGGGGGTGGTGGCCGCTCGCGGAAAAGTAGAGGGGGAAGTCTGGTATGTGGCCAATGTATCGGTGCCGCTCAGCCAGACACGTCATCATTACACGGGTGAGCAGCAGTCCAGTTACTACCTGCTCGCCGGAGCATACGCTGTGCGTCTTTGGCCGTTTGAGCAGGTCTCGTTTCAACGCTTTGAACAAAGCGAACAGCGCCATTACCTGGGTTATGGCGATTTCCAACTGCCGATCGGATGGAAGGCACAGACGCAATACGAGGTGGAGTCCGAGCAGCAAAAGCTGAGCCGGGAAGAAGCGATTTCGCTGGCGAAACGATTTGCCCGCATGGACGTTTTGAAAAAAGCGGGTGAGGATGCGAGAATAAAGGGTGAAAAAGTTTTGCACGTAAAAGAGGAGAATGGTAAAGTTTACTTGAGTGTACATTACTCTGTAATCGAGGATATTACGGAAGAACAGCCTATTGTTTCGCTGCCGCCGGCTCAACAGCCAGGTGCAGACAAACCCAACCAATGA
- the yqfC gene encoding sporulation protein YqfC → MKRWSRRLRQLAAGVLDLPQDVVLEVPRVTMIGHLQMYIENHRGVLHFSDKELRLLLTNGQLIVSGEQLVIRAILPEEVLLEGRIAGVKFVEK, encoded by the coding sequence ATGAAGCGATGGAGTCGCCGACTGCGTCAACTGGCGGCGGGCGTCTTGGATTTGCCGCAAGATGTGGTATTGGAAGTCCCGCGAGTCACCATGATCGGTCACCTGCAAATGTACATAGAGAACCATCGCGGAGTTCTTCATTTTAGCGACAAAGAGCTCCGTTTGTTGTTAACCAACGGACAGTTGATCGTCTCCGGGGAGCAGTTGGTGATCCGGGCGATTTTGCCGGAAGAGGTACTGCTGGAAGGACGAATCGCCGGTGTGAAGTTTGTTGAAAAGTAA